The following are from one region of the Mycolicibacterium helvum genome:
- a CDS encoding MetQ/NlpA family ABC transporter substrate-binding protein, with protein sequence MTDQISSPVGGSVDIEIKKKKRWPWIAATVAVVVAVAGGVTYAKLSNRDKPFGTTLPVATWSTDIAAEQLLQYISANVAPDHGITIQPVKIDNLVEINRAVDAGTVAGNFFEHQPFLNDAIAANGFKLTLAAPTFTWDQATYSNKYRSWDQVPNGAKIALRDDPAGQAIALLDLAHDKQITLKPGKDTVAGLPQLSDVASNPKNYQFIQVPIGQLARSLADVDAVVVHISDVYAAGLTENQILAREPAPKGSEGGLVVSDKHLNDPNVQKLIETFKDPKVAEFLQTTDNQLIRNTLGPIGQ encoded by the coding sequence GATCAGCTCGCCCGTCGGCGGCAGCGTCGACATCGAGATCAAGAAAAAGAAACGGTGGCCGTGGATTGCCGCCACGGTAGCCGTCGTCGTGGCCGTCGCCGGCGGGGTGACATACGCGAAACTCTCGAACCGGGACAAGCCGTTCGGGACCACACTTCCGGTCGCCACGTGGAGCACCGATATCGCTGCTGAGCAACTGCTGCAATACATCTCGGCCAATGTGGCCCCGGATCACGGGATCACCATCCAACCAGTCAAGATCGACAACCTCGTCGAGATCAACCGTGCCGTCGACGCGGGCACCGTGGCCGGGAACTTCTTCGAGCACCAGCCGTTCCTCAATGACGCCATCGCGGCCAACGGATTCAAGCTCACCCTCGCTGCCCCGACCTTCACCTGGGACCAGGCGACCTACTCCAACAAGTACCGCAGCTGGGATCAAGTACCCAACGGCGCCAAGATCGCGTTGCGCGACGACCCGGCCGGGCAGGCCATCGCACTTCTGGACCTGGCCCACGACAAGCAGATCACGCTGAAGCCGGGCAAGGACACTGTGGCCGGGCTGCCGCAGCTGTCCGACGTTGCGTCAAATCCAAAGAATTACCAGTTCATTCAGGTTCCCATTGGCCAGCTGGCCCGCAGCCTGGCTGACGTAGATGCCGTCGTCGTGCATATCTCCGACGTGTATGCCGCCGGGCTGACCGAGAACCAGATACTGGCTCGCGAGCCCGCGCCTAAAGGCAGCGAGGGCGGACTGGTGGTCAGCGACAAGCACCTCAACGATCCGAACGTGCAGAAGCTGATCGAGACCTTCAAGGACCCGAAGGTCGCCGAGTTTTTGCAGACCACCGACAACCAGCTGATTCGCAACACACTCGGCCCGATCGGGCAGTAG
- a CDS encoding NtaA/DmoA family FMN-dependent monooxygenase (This protein belongs to a clade of FMN-dependent monooxygenases, within a broader family of flavin-dependent oxidoreductases, the luciferase-like monooxygenase (LMM) family, some of whose members use coenzyme F420 rather than FMN.), whose protein sequence is MAKRPAKSNEERRAIKPLYFSAFVMNTASHVLHGLWRSPEAQNHKFNSLRHWTSVASQVDKAGYDLLFFADVFGLRAPWNGNWRKSVEGGIQIPVNDPSVLASALAAATDHLGIVFTSSIIQDHPFNFARRMSSLDHYTDGRLGWNIVTSFNENMFRSFGHEGTLEHDERYSWAYEYVDVAYKLWEGSWDDDGLVQDKDRGVHSDPAKIHKINHVGKRYNVEGPHFVSPSPQRTPVLFQAGSSPAGQLFSARNAEGVYISSPTPEAAHGLTSETRALAADNGRDPSDITFAQGLSFVIGDTHAEAVRRNDELKRYLDLEGVALHALGDAGIDAGRLPLDTPISQLGEFTGIKSFIRWATEISGSAEPTIRDMAWALEGANRVVGTAEEIADYLEEWREAGVDGINVYHATVPGSFQEVADRLFPTLRERGLIATDKSGTLRQKLLGRGDRLPDTHPAAAYRGAFTDNDLLNGVDEDIRAAG, encoded by the coding sequence ATGGCCAAGCGTCCCGCGAAGTCGAACGAAGAGAGACGAGCCATCAAACCCCTGTACTTCTCGGCGTTCGTCATGAACACCGCATCACATGTGCTGCATGGACTTTGGCGGTCACCGGAGGCACAGAACCACAAGTTCAACTCCCTTCGGCATTGGACCTCGGTGGCAAGCCAGGTCGACAAGGCCGGCTACGACCTGCTGTTCTTTGCCGACGTGTTCGGGCTGCGGGCACCGTGGAACGGCAACTGGCGCAAGTCGGTGGAGGGCGGAATCCAAATTCCGGTCAACGATCCCTCGGTGCTGGCTTCAGCGCTCGCGGCGGCGACCGACCATTTGGGGATCGTGTTCACCAGTTCGATCATCCAGGACCACCCGTTCAACTTCGCCCGTCGGATGTCCTCCCTGGACCATTACACCGACGGCCGGCTGGGCTGGAACATTGTGACGAGCTTCAACGAGAACATGTTTCGCAGCTTCGGCCACGAAGGCACCCTCGAGCACGACGAGCGTTACAGCTGGGCCTACGAATATGTCGATGTCGCCTACAAGCTGTGGGAAGGCTCATGGGACGACGACGGACTGGTCCAGGACAAGGATCGCGGCGTGCACTCCGACCCCGCCAAGATCCACAAGATCAACCACGTCGGCAAGCGCTACAACGTCGAAGGCCCGCACTTCGTCTCGCCCTCACCGCAGCGCACGCCAGTGCTCTTCCAGGCCGGATCCTCCCCTGCCGGACAGCTCTTCTCGGCCCGCAACGCCGAAGGCGTCTACATCAGCAGCCCCACCCCGGAAGCCGCACACGGACTGACATCCGAAACCCGCGCGCTGGCGGCCGATAACGGGCGGGATCCGTCGGACATCACTTTCGCCCAAGGCCTGTCCTTCGTGATCGGCGATACCCACGCCGAGGCGGTCCGCCGCAACGACGAGCTCAAGCGCTACCTGGATCTGGAGGGCGTCGCTCTGCACGCACTCGGCGACGCCGGGATCGATGCCGGCCGGCTGCCGCTGGACACCCCGATCAGCCAGCTCGGTGAATTCACCGGCATCAAGAGCTTCATCCGCTGGGCCACCGAGATTTCCGGCAGTGCCGAACCGACCATCCGCGACATGGCCTGGGCGCTCGAAGGGGCCAACCGCGTTGTCGGCACCGCCGAAGAAATTGCCGACTACCTCGAGGAATGGCGCGAAGCCGGTGTCGACGGGATCAATGTCTATCACGCGACGGTGCCCGGCTCCTTCCAGGAGGTCGCCGACCGGCTCTTCCCAACGCTGCGGGAACGCGGGCTGATCGCGACCGACAAATCAGGCACCTTGCGACAAAAGCTGCTGGGCCGCGGCGACCGGCTCCCCGATACCCACCCGGCTGCCGCCTATCGCGGCGCATTCACCGACAACGACCTGCTCAACGGCGTCGACGAGGACATCCGGGCGGCCGGCTAA
- a CDS encoding CBS domain-containing protein produces MRIADILRTKGAAVATVTETTTVTGLLAELVIHNIGAMVVVGPDGVVGIVSERDVVRKLHDHGPELLRSSVSDIMSQIVVTCTPDDQIDDLSALMTNNRVRHVPVMQGGRLVGIVSIGDVVKNRMEQLQAEQQQLQAYITQGG; encoded by the coding sequence ATGCGCATCGCAGACATTTTGCGCACCAAAGGCGCGGCGGTGGCCACGGTCACCGAGACGACCACAGTGACTGGTTTGCTTGCCGAGTTGGTCATCCACAACATCGGCGCAATGGTCGTGGTGGGACCCGATGGTGTGGTGGGCATCGTCTCGGAGCGCGACGTCGTGCGCAAGCTCCACGATCATGGCCCTGAGCTGCTACGCAGCTCGGTTTCCGACATCATGAGCCAGATCGTGGTGACCTGCACGCCCGACGACCAGATCGACGATCTGAGTGCGTTGATGACCAATAACCGGGTACGTCACGTCCCGGTGATGCAGGGCGGCCGGCTGGTTGGCATCGTCAGCATCGGCGACGTCGTGAAGAACCGGATGGAACAACTGCAGGCCGAGCAGCAGCAATTGCAGGCCTACATCACCCAGGGCGGTTAG
- a CDS encoding aldo/keto reductase, with product MDTLPTTVLGDGLAVSAIGFGGMALTPVYGAVDDTESLRTLHHCLDVGMTFIDTANVYGVGANELLIAQLLAGRRDEVQLATKFGINGDPTTGKLKARGDAAYVRQCLDESLGRLGVDTVDLYYMHRRDVSVPIEETVGAMADLVAAGKVRHLGLSEVTADELRAAVAVHPIAAVQSEWSIWSRDVERNVVPTAAKLGVGFVPYSPLGRGFLAGAVRSAADLSSGADLRNLMPRFTGEALDANLAVVQVVTSVAEEVGATPAQVALAWLRQRAEVLGVTSVPIPGTRRAARVDENAGSLSVYLNPEQMTALETAGATVSGHRSIDPGWVSSARE from the coding sequence ATGGACACACTGCCTACAACGGTGTTGGGTGACGGACTCGCGGTGAGTGCGATCGGTTTCGGCGGGATGGCGCTGACCCCGGTCTACGGCGCGGTCGACGACACCGAGTCGCTGAGAACACTGCATCACTGCCTCGACGTGGGCATGACCTTCATCGACACCGCCAACGTCTACGGCGTCGGCGCCAACGAGCTGTTGATCGCGCAACTGCTGGCCGGTCGCCGTGACGAGGTCCAGCTGGCGACGAAGTTCGGCATCAATGGCGACCCGACGACGGGGAAGCTCAAGGCCCGCGGCGACGCTGCGTACGTGCGGCAATGCCTCGATGAAAGCCTGGGGCGGCTGGGCGTCGACACCGTCGACCTCTATTACATGCACCGCCGCGACGTGTCGGTGCCGATCGAGGAGACCGTCGGGGCGATGGCCGATCTGGTCGCCGCCGGCAAGGTACGCCATCTGGGTCTCTCCGAGGTGACCGCCGACGAGTTACGTGCCGCGGTGGCAGTGCACCCGATCGCGGCGGTGCAGAGTGAGTGGTCGATCTGGAGCCGCGATGTCGAACGCAACGTCGTGCCCACCGCCGCGAAGCTCGGTGTCGGATTCGTGCCGTATTCGCCGCTGGGCCGCGGGTTCCTGGCCGGCGCCGTCCGCTCGGCCGCTGATCTGTCGTCGGGTGCGGACCTGCGTAACTTGATGCCACGTTTCACCGGCGAGGCACTGGACGCGAATCTGGCTGTGGTGCAGGTGGTTACCTCGGTCGCCGAGGAGGTCGGCGCCACGCCGGCGCAGGTGGCGCTGGCCTGGCTGCGACAGCGCGCCGAGGTGCTCGGCGTGACGTCGGTGCCAATCCCGGGGACACGGCGCGCCGCTCGGGTCGACGAGAACGCCGGCTCACTGTCGGTGTACCTGAATCCCGAGCAGATGACAGCACTGGAGACCGCCGGCGCGACGGTGTCCGGCCACCGATCGATCGACCCGGGTTGGGTGTCGTCGGCCCGCGAATGA
- a CDS encoding ribonuclease Z → MIDITLLGTGSPMIDPNRAGPSTLVQAGAATFLVDCGRGALMRAAAVGVGAANITALLLTHLHSDHITDLSDVITTRWVTTFVPTPLPIIGPPGTKAVVDATLAALAPDISYRIGHHPDITEPPSIQVYEYTEGQVWDDGGVRIIAAPTDHRPVEPTLGFRVEYDGATVVLAGDTVPCTGLDALAVGADALVHTVIRADLVAQIPVQRLRDILDYHSSVEQAAATAARAGVGTLVLTHYVPALVPGQEDQWRALAAGEFSGPVEIGDDLLRVSVGSRA, encoded by the coding sequence ATGATCGACATCACGCTGCTGGGCACTGGAAGCCCGATGATCGACCCGAACCGCGCCGGACCGTCGACCCTGGTGCAGGCCGGTGCTGCGACGTTCCTGGTGGACTGCGGGCGCGGGGCACTGATGCGCGCCGCCGCGGTCGGTGTCGGCGCAGCCAATATCACCGCGCTGCTGCTGACCCATCTGCACAGCGACCACATCACCGACCTGTCCGACGTCATCACCACCCGTTGGGTGACGACGTTCGTGCCCACCCCGCTGCCGATCATCGGGCCGCCGGGCACCAAGGCCGTCGTCGATGCGACGCTGGCCGCGCTGGCCCCCGACATCTCCTATCGCATCGGCCACCATCCTGACATCACCGAACCACCGTCGATTCAGGTGTACGAGTACACCGAGGGCCAGGTGTGGGATGACGGCGGTGTCCGCATCATCGCTGCCCCCACCGACCATCGGCCGGTCGAACCGACGCTGGGGTTCCGCGTCGAGTACGACGGCGCGACGGTGGTGCTGGCCGGCGACACCGTGCCGTGCACGGGCCTGGACGCTCTCGCTGTGGGTGCAGACGCATTGGTGCACACGGTGATCCGTGCGGATCTTGTCGCGCAGATACCGGTACAGCGACTCCGGGACATCCTCGACTACCACTCGTCGGTGGAGCAGGCCGCGGCCACCGCGGCCCGCGCCGGGGTCGGCACGCTGGTGCTCACCCACTACGTGCCGGCGCTGGTGCCAGGGCAGGAGGACCAGTGGCGGGCGCTGGCCGCAGGAGAGTTCAGCGGGCCGGTCGAAATCGGCGACGATCTGCTCCGGGTGTCCGTCGGGTCAAGGGCGTGA
- a CDS encoding AraC family transcriptional regulator: MTSGPARDNGTRVFVATTAEDAQVVGSDVFHPHDIRVHGDETGFQMKLVAASIGPITLGRLEYSTEVEIRTSELTDAYQVNIPMRGHLLTASGPMNTVATPHRGAVYRCDAQSLLRGWSSPHPSPVLAVKIDRRALEQQLGRHLGVEIDCPIPFGLALDLDSVEGRQWVTVVEAITGQLDRPWIMATNPLVVDPFAELLMGGLLLAAEHAYSDRLRAPARLLPRSVRAAVDYIEAHAAEPLTVAGVAHSVGVSVRTLQVSFREVLGTSPMRYVRTVRLRGARRQLLASDHHDMSVTDIAHSWGFLHVGRFAGDYRTEFGVSPSDDLRSQSRP, from the coding sequence ATGACCTCAGGTCCTGCCCGGGACAATGGAACGCGGGTGTTTGTGGCCACCACGGCCGAGGATGCGCAGGTTGTCGGCAGCGATGTATTCCATCCCCACGACATCCGGGTGCACGGCGACGAGACCGGTTTCCAGATGAAACTCGTCGCGGCCTCGATCGGTCCGATCACGCTCGGACGGCTGGAGTACTCCACCGAGGTGGAGATCCGCACCAGCGAACTTACCGATGCCTATCAAGTCAACATACCGATGCGCGGCCATCTGCTGACGGCCTCCGGCCCCATGAATACCGTTGCAACTCCCCATCGTGGCGCGGTCTACCGGTGCGATGCGCAGTCGCTGCTGCGTGGTTGGTCGTCACCTCACCCATCGCCCGTACTGGCAGTCAAGATCGACAGACGCGCCTTGGAACAACAGTTGGGCCGCCACCTCGGCGTGGAGATCGACTGTCCGATCCCTTTCGGGCTGGCTCTAGATCTGGATTCGGTGGAAGGACGGCAGTGGGTGACCGTGGTTGAGGCCATCACCGGTCAACTCGACCGCCCGTGGATCATGGCTACAAATCCCCTTGTGGTCGACCCGTTCGCCGAGCTGCTGATGGGCGGTCTGCTGCTGGCTGCCGAACACGCGTACAGCGATCGGTTACGTGCTCCGGCTCGGCTGCTGCCGCGATCGGTTCGGGCGGCCGTCGACTACATCGAGGCGCACGCCGCGGAGCCACTCACCGTGGCCGGGGTTGCACATTCAGTCGGGGTGAGTGTTCGCACCCTGCAAGTCAGCTTCCGCGAGGTGCTCGGGACGTCACCGATGCGCTATGTCAGGACTGTTCGATTGCGGGGCGCGCGTCGCCAGCTCTTGGCATCCGATCACCACGACATGAGCGTCACGGATATCGCTCACAGCTGGGGATTCCTGCATGTCGGGCGGTTTGCGGGTGACTATCGGACGGAGTTCGGGGTCAGCCCCTCCGATGATCTGCGGTCGCAGTCACGCCCTTGA
- a CDS encoding cytochrome P450, producing the protein MTVDETPLRITSPTGCPVSALATGFNPFEGSYQVDPGSSLQTARVEEPVFYSPLLDYWIVTKYEDAKQIFKNPDVFSASITLDQITPISMEAMQILGSYNFAPGPTIVNEDEPLHTRRRRLLMQPFQADNVTTLEPRIREVVNSYLDRVVAVGKADLVDDLLYEVPCIVALIFLGVPNEDIETCRHFGMQQTLFTWGHPDGDEQLRVATGMGKFWQFAGELVHKLKSDAAAQGWIPHLIEMQRQHPDLFDDNYLQNVMMSGVVAAHETTTNATGNAFRVLLENRLAWDEICADPTLIPGAIEECLRYSGSVVAWRRKALVDTTVNNVDIPAGGRILIVTASANRDDDIFTDPDTFDIQRPNSRRHLTFGIGTHTCLGATLARLEMRIFIEETVRRLPHLRLTEGQQFSYLPNTSFRGPAHLLVEWDPHANPVLSDRPTHA; encoded by the coding sequence ATGACTGTCGACGAGACTCCGCTGCGCATCACGTCACCAACCGGATGCCCAGTCTCCGCCCTGGCAACCGGGTTCAATCCATTCGAAGGCTCGTATCAGGTCGATCCAGGAAGTTCCTTGCAGACCGCGCGGGTCGAGGAACCGGTCTTCTACAGTCCCCTCCTGGACTACTGGATCGTCACCAAATATGAAGATGCCAAACAGATCTTCAAGAATCCCGACGTGTTTTCGGCATCGATAACCCTGGATCAGATCACGCCGATCAGTATGGAGGCGATGCAGATCCTGGGCAGTTACAACTTCGCCCCGGGGCCGACCATCGTCAACGAAGACGAACCGCTGCACACCCGGCGGCGTCGCCTCCTCATGCAACCGTTCCAGGCGGACAACGTGACAACCTTGGAACCCAGAATCCGCGAAGTGGTCAACTCCTACCTCGACCGGGTGGTCGCTGTCGGCAAAGCTGACCTAGTCGATGATCTGCTCTACGAGGTTCCCTGCATCGTGGCACTCATCTTTCTCGGCGTTCCCAACGAAGATATTGAAACCTGCCGTCATTTCGGCATGCAACAAACATTGTTCACGTGGGGCCATCCCGATGGAGACGAACAGCTGCGGGTCGCCACCGGAATGGGTAAGTTCTGGCAGTTCGCCGGCGAACTGGTGCACAAGCTGAAGTCCGACGCCGCCGCCCAAGGCTGGATCCCACACCTCATCGAGATGCAGCGCCAGCACCCGGATCTCTTCGATGACAACTACCTCCAGAACGTGATGATGAGTGGAGTCGTTGCGGCACACGAAACCACGACGAACGCCACCGGCAACGCCTTCCGCGTGCTACTCGAAAACCGGCTCGCTTGGGACGAGATATGCGCCGATCCGACGCTGATTCCCGGCGCCATCGAAGAATGCCTCCGCTACAGCGGATCAGTCGTCGCCTGGCGGCGTAAAGCGCTGGTAGACACCACCGTTAACAATGTGGACATCCCAGCGGGTGGCCGGATCCTCATCGTGACCGCATCGGCCAACCGAGACGACGACATCTTCACCGATCCGGACACATTCGACATACAACGCCCCAATTCGCGGCGGCACTTGACATTCGGGATAGGTACACATACATGCCTCGGCGCGACACTCGCGCGTCTGGAGATGCGGATCTTCATCGAGGAAACCGTGCGCCGCCTACCGCACCTTCGGCTGACCGAAGGCCAACAGTTCTCCTACCTGCCCAACACTTCCTTCCGTGGGCCCGCCCACCTGTTGGTCGAGTGGGATCCGCACGCCAACCCTGTGCTGTCGGACCGCCCGACACACGCCTGA
- a CDS encoding 2Fe-2S iron-sulfur cluster-binding protein — MPKIIYVSTAGDTHTLDIPTGTRVMQAAIAAGIEEIVGECGGQAMCATCHVYVDEPWAGKLPPLSAEEDAMLTETVSPRTDASRLSCQLIVNEDVDGLVVRLPTAQV, encoded by the coding sequence ATGCCAAAGATCATCTATGTCTCCACTGCTGGAGACACCCACACACTCGATATCCCGACCGGAACACGAGTGATGCAAGCGGCTATCGCCGCCGGCATCGAGGAAATTGTCGGCGAATGTGGCGGACAAGCCATGTGCGCAACCTGTCACGTCTACGTCGACGAGCCCTGGGCCGGCAAGCTTCCGCCCCTTTCGGCGGAAGAGGACGCGATGCTCACCGAGACTGTCAGCCCACGGACCGACGCAAGCCGGCTGTCGTGTCAGCTAATCGTCAACGAAGACGTCGACGGACTCGTCGTACGGTTGCCGACGGCGCAGGTATGA
- a CDS encoding NAD(P)/FAD-dependent oxidoreductase gives MTAGVVIIGGGQGGFETAIRLRANGFQMPVTLISDEDEVPYQRPPLSKSCLVDGLDRDLLRLRPARYFPDHDITLIRGVAATAIDRPRQRVLLSDRSHLPYDHLVLALGARNRILPVVGAGATGVHYLRTVADADGLQADLGRCASIAIIGAGFIGLEVAAAARKRGLSVTVIESLARPMARAVSPIVSDYFLKQHAAHGVRLATRTGVDTILTERGTVTGIRTTIGEDIHAEAVVVGIGVIPNTELAEEAGLPTQNGVIVDRQLRTVDQRIFAIGDCAAFPARSGSELVRLESVQNAVDHARCVAAQLTTGPDMRYQDIPWFWSQQYSYKLQIAGLTSAASDFVLRGSFESGSFSVFCYQQESLLGVESVNAPHDHLAARKILAAGMLLTREQSADTGFDLKSAVKGLAPATAG, from the coding sequence ATGACGGCCGGGGTCGTCATCATAGGTGGTGGACAAGGCGGTTTCGAGACGGCAATACGGCTACGCGCCAATGGCTTTCAGATGCCGGTAACCCTGATCTCAGACGAGGACGAAGTCCCCTACCAACGCCCCCCGCTGTCGAAAAGCTGCCTTGTCGACGGCCTGGACCGCGACCTGCTGCGATTGCGCCCGGCGCGGTATTTTCCCGACCACGACATCACGCTGATCCGCGGTGTCGCCGCAACGGCTATCGACCGCCCACGACAACGCGTCCTGCTCTCCGACAGATCCCATCTCCCCTACGACCATCTGGTGCTCGCGCTCGGTGCCCGCAATCGAATCCTGCCTGTGGTCGGAGCCGGCGCTACAGGAGTGCACTATCTGCGTACCGTGGCCGATGCCGACGGGCTGCAGGCCGATCTCGGCCGTTGCGCTTCGATCGCGATCATCGGCGCGGGATTCATCGGCCTGGAGGTCGCGGCCGCCGCGCGCAAGCGCGGATTGAGCGTGACAGTTATCGAGTCACTGGCAAGGCCCATGGCGCGCGCCGTTTCGCCGATCGTGTCCGATTACTTCTTGAAGCAACACGCGGCGCACGGCGTCCGACTGGCCACGCGAACTGGAGTTGACACCATCCTCACGGAACGCGGCACCGTAACCGGAATACGTACCACCATTGGCGAGGACATCCACGCCGAGGCTGTTGTCGTGGGTATCGGGGTGATCCCGAACACTGAGCTTGCCGAAGAAGCCGGCCTGCCAACACAAAACGGGGTGATCGTCGATCGGCAATTACGCACCGTCGACCAGCGTATCTTCGCTATCGGCGACTGCGCTGCCTTCCCAGCTCGGTCAGGCAGCGAGCTGGTCCGGCTGGAATCAGTGCAGAACGCAGTCGACCATGCGCGCTGCGTCGCGGCCCAGCTGACAACCGGGCCAGACATGAGATACCAAGACATCCCGTGGTTCTGGTCGCAGCAATACTCCTACAAACTGCAGATCGCCGGACTGACATCGGCGGCGAGCGACTTTGTACTGCGAGGCTCGTTCGAGAGCGGGTCGTTCTCGGTGTTCTGCTACCAGCAAGAATCACTGCTGGGCGTGGAGTCGGTCAACGCCCCACACGACCACTTGGCCGCCCGAAAGATCCTCGCTGCCGGGATGCTGCTCACCCGTGAGCAAAGCGCTGACACAGGTTTCGATCTGAAGTCCGCGGTGAAGGGCTTGGCCCCCGCCACGGCCGGGTGA
- a CDS encoding S-(hydroxymethyl)mycothiol dehydrogenase — MSQTVRGVISRSKKQPVELVDIVIPDPGPGEVVVTVMACGVCHTDLTYREGGINDEYPFLLGHEAAGTVESIGAGVTNVVPGDFVILNWRAVCGQCRACKRGRPWYCFDTHNATQKMTLTDGTELTPALGIGAFADKTLVHEGQCTKVDPQADPAVAGLLGCGVMAGLGAAVNTGAIGRDDTVAVIGCGGVGDAAIAGAALVGARTIIAVDTDNTKLAWAREFGATHTVNARELDAVETIQDLTDGFGADVVIDAVGRPETWKQAFYARDLAGTVVLVGVPTPDMRLDMPLVDFFSRGGSLKSSWYGDCLPERDFPTLISLYRQGRLPLEKFVSERIGLDAIEDAFHKMHTGEVLRSVVIV; from the coding sequence ATGAGTCAGACAGTGCGCGGTGTGATTTCTCGGTCTAAGAAGCAGCCGGTTGAGTTGGTCGACATTGTCATTCCCGATCCTGGGCCTGGTGAGGTGGTGGTCACGGTGATGGCGTGCGGTGTGTGTCATACCGATCTGACTTATCGCGAGGGCGGTATCAACGACGAGTATCCGTTCCTGCTGGGTCATGAGGCCGCGGGCACGGTGGAGTCGATTGGTGCCGGCGTGACCAATGTCGTGCCGGGTGATTTCGTGATCCTGAATTGGCGTGCGGTGTGTGGTCAGTGCCGGGCGTGTAAGCGTGGCCGCCCGTGGTACTGCTTCGATACCCATAACGCCACCCAGAAGATGACGTTGACCGACGGCACCGAGCTGACGCCGGCCCTGGGTATTGGTGCGTTCGCCGATAAGACCCTGGTCCATGAGGGGCAGTGCACCAAGGTTGATCCGCAGGCTGACCCCGCGGTGGCGGGGCTGTTGGGCTGTGGGGTGATGGCCGGGCTGGGTGCGGCGGTCAACACCGGTGCCATTGGCCGCGACGACACTGTCGCGGTGATCGGCTGTGGTGGGGTCGGGGACGCCGCGATCGCCGGGGCCGCTCTGGTGGGTGCGCGCACGATCATCGCGGTGGATACCGACAACACCAAACTGGCCTGGGCCCGTGAGTTCGGGGCCACCCACACTGTCAACGCCCGCGAGCTCGACGCGGTGGAGACCATCCAGGATCTGACCGACGGGTTCGGCGCCGATGTGGTGATCGACGCCGTCGGGCGCCCGGAGACCTGGAAGCAGGCGTTCTACGCCCGCGACCTTGCCGGAACCGTTGTCCTGGTGGGTGTTCCAACCCCGGACATGCGCCTGGACATGCCGTTGGTGGATTTCTTCTCCCGCGGCGGATCACTGAAGTCCTCCTGGTACGGCGACTGCCTACCCGAACGGGACTTCCCCACCCTGATCAGCCTCTACCGCCAGGGCCGCCTCCCGCTAGAGAAGTTCGTCTCCGAACGCATCGGCCTGGACGCCATCGAAGACGCCTTCCACAAGATGCACACCGGCGAAGTCCTGCGCTCAGTAGTCATCGTATGA